A genomic region of Barnesiella viscericola DSM 18177 contains the following coding sequences:
- a CDS encoding PKD domain-containing protein, which translates to MKSRIKNRLLLVTAICSLLAGTSCQYDEIVDIPYPESRIYLPIAVNGSISTDGIYTIDEGASTSWVSPTPGQPLKYTVERDNNAFIIPLGVYRSGTGKTIEETANVSLALNPDTVQQLIASGTLTETELLPSEYVQQIPQGVQIQDGKNDAPFNIVIDLDFLRADAPKKYALGITISDTEHRVNEALNTGIVLIDTRITVPQAVFTSQLEGSSSDTFVFTNSSLYWDFFSGDNAFAWDFGDGSAVSHEINPTHQYAAAGDYEVTLTVTGVTGENVSVTNTVSVKNN; encoded by the coding sequence ATGAAATCAAGAATAAAAAATCGCCTTCTGCTTGTCACTGCAATCTGCTCCTTGCTTGCGGGAACGTCCTGTCAATATGACGAGATTGTCGATATTCCATATCCCGAGTCGCGTATCTATCTGCCTATTGCCGTGAATGGCAGTATCTCGACCGACGGCATCTATACGATTGACGAGGGTGCCTCTACCAGTTGGGTTTCGCCCACACCGGGACAACCCCTGAAATATACGGTCGAGAGAGACAACAATGCATTCATAATCCCGTTGGGCGTATATCGTTCGGGAACGGGAAAAACAATCGAGGAAACCGCCAATGTCTCTTTGGCCTTGAATCCCGATACGGTGCAGCAGTTGATTGCTTCGGGAACATTGACCGAGACCGAGTTGTTGCCTTCGGAGTATGTGCAGCAGATACCGCAAGGCGTGCAGATTCAGGACGGCAAGAATGATGCTCCGTTTAATATCGTGATTGATCTCGATTTCCTGCGGGCCGATGCTCCTAAAAAGTATGCCTTGGGTATTACCATCTCCGATACCGAGCATCGGGTGAATGAGGCCCTCAATACGGGAATCGTTCTCATCGATACCCGCATCACCGTGCCGCAGGCTGTCTTTACGTCGCAACTCGAAGGCAGTTCGTCCGATACGTTTGTCTTCACCAACTCGTCGTTGTATTGGGATTTCTTCTCGGGCGATAATGCTTTTGCCTGGGACTTTGGCGACGGGTCGGCCGTCTCGCATGAAATCAATCCCACGCATCAATATGCCGCCGCCGGTGATTATGAGGTTACCTTGACGGTGACCGGGGTGACGGGCGAAAATGTCTCTGTGACCAATACAGTTTCTGTAAAAAATAATTGA
- a CDS encoding GH92 family glycosyl hydrolase — MKNSLWILLGALLLTACGHSSSDEENADILTYVNPFIGNADNGHTFPGACVPFGLVQASPETGNDSWRYCSGFNFEDDSIMGFAQNHLNGTGCSDLGDVLLFPFSGEVKDGIYKSAYDKTTQSAVPGYYRVKLTDSDIDVEVTATQRTAYYVFTYNSNEPARMLLDMQSGVVWNQEALRTHVLYADMNMPDNWTITGHQEVTNWVRRHYFYVVKFDKPYTVKEVLPAREGEKAKRLVLEFKLKPGESLQTKVALSTVGVEGAQSALLTESPNWDFETVKTESQNLWRKYLSKVTVSGTKEQKTNFYTSLYHLYIQPNNLADIDGKYRGENDSVFVSKSGAYYSTFSLWDTYRAAHPLYTILIPKQVPGMINSLLEYAKVRGHLPVWTLWDKETYCMIANHAVPVIVDAYLKGFKGFSPEDAYNAIKTSLTVSHKKSDWETYDKYGYYPYDIITVESVSRTLESAYDDYCAAQMAKAMGKDEDYEFFMKRASAYKSLFDPETKLMRGKDSKGKWRTPFNPFLLSHAASCGGDYTEGNAWQYTWHVQHDVEGLIDLMGGKESFAIKLDSLFQMDSVAANTGFVSDVSGFIGQYAHGNEPSHHVAYLYNYVDQPWKTQELISEIFERFYQPRPDGLCGNDDCGQMSAWYIFSAMGFYPVDPISGEYVLGAPQVDKVSIQLTEDRTFVVEAKNLSKKNKYVKSVELNGKPVKGLIIKHEDIMSGGTLVFTMTDEPVKRMSE; from the coding sequence ATGAAAAACTCGTTATGGATACTTTTGGGAGCCTTGTTGCTTACCGCTTGCGGCCATAGCTCTTCCGATGAAGAGAATGCCGATATACTCACCTATGTCAATCCGTTTATCGGTAATGCCGATAATGGTCACACCTTCCCGGGAGCCTGTGTGCCTTTTGGTCTGGTGCAGGCCAGCCCCGAGACAGGCAATGACTCGTGGCGATATTGCTCGGGATTTAATTTTGAGGACGATTCGATTATGGGGTTCGCCCAGAATCACCTGAACGGTACCGGGTGTTCCGACTTGGGCGATGTGTTGCTCTTCCCGTTCAGTGGCGAAGTGAAGGACGGCATATACAAGAGTGCTTATGATAAGACGACACAAAGTGCCGTTCCGGGATATTACCGTGTGAAACTGACCGATTCGGATATTGACGTCGAGGTGACGGCTACACAACGTACCGCTTATTATGTGTTTACATACAATTCAAACGAACCGGCCCGCATGTTGCTGGATATGCAGAGCGGTGTGGTGTGGAATCAGGAGGCCCTGCGCACCCATGTGCTCTATGCCGACATGAATATGCCCGACAACTGGACCATTACCGGCCATCAGGAGGTCACCAACTGGGTGCGCCGGCACTATTTTTATGTGGTGAAATTCGACAAGCCCTATACCGTGAAGGAGGTGCTCCCGGCTCGTGAAGGCGAAAAGGCCAAGCGGCTGGTTCTGGAATTCAAGTTGAAGCCCGGAGAGTCGCTGCAAACCAAGGTCGCCCTCTCGACGGTAGGGGTCGAGGGTGCTCAGAGTGCGCTGTTGACCGAGAGTCCCAACTGGGATTTTGAAACCGTCAAGACCGAGAGCCAAAACTTGTGGCGAAAATATCTGTCGAAAGTTACCGTATCGGGAACAAAAGAGCAGAAGACCAATTTCTATACTTCGCTGTATCACCTCTATATCCAGCCCAACAACTTGGCCGACATCGATGGCAAGTATCGGGGTGAGAACGACAGTGTGTTTGTTTCGAAATCAGGAGCCTATTATTCTACCTTCTCGCTGTGGGATACCTATCGGGCCGCACACCCGCTCTACACGATATTGATACCCAAGCAGGTGCCCGGCATGATCAACAGTCTGCTGGAATATGCCAAGGTGCGGGGCCATTTGCCGGTGTGGACCTTATGGGACAAGGAAACCTATTGCATGATTGCCAACCATGCCGTGCCGGTGATTGTCGATGCCTATTTGAAGGGTTTTAAAGGATTCAGTCCCGAAGATGCCTATAATGCCATCAAGACCTCGTTGACCGTGAGTCACAAGAAATCGGATTGGGAGACCTACGACAAGTATGGCTATTACCCCTACGACATTATTACGGTCGAGTCGGTATCCCGCACGTTGGAGTCGGCCTACGACGACTATTGCGCTGCCCAAATGGCCAAAGCCATGGGGAAGGACGAGGACTACGAGTTCTTCATGAAACGGGCGAGTGCTTACAAGTCGCTGTTCGATCCCGAGACCAAGCTGATGCGTGGCAAGGACTCGAAGGGGAAATGGCGCACCCCGTTCAATCCCTTCCTGCTGTCGCATGCAGCGAGCTGCGGTGGCGACTATACCGAGGGAAATGCCTGGCAATATACCTGGCACGTACAACATGATGTCGAGGGGCTCATCGATTTGATGGGAGGGAAAGAGTCGTTTGCCATCAAACTCGACTCGCTCTTTCAGATGGACAGCGTAGCTGCGAACACGGGCTTTGTTTCCGATGTCAGCGGATTTATCGGGCAGTATGCCCATGGCAACGAGCCGAGTCATCATGTAGCCTATCTGTATAATTATGTCGACCAGCCTTGGAAAACGCAGGAGTTGATTTCCGAGATATTCGAGCGCTTCTATCAACCACGTCCCGACGGACTGTGCGGGAATGACGATTGTGGTCAGATGTCGGCCTGGTATATCTTTTCGGCCATGGGATTCTATCCGGTCGACCCCATCAGCGGTGAGTATGTATTGGGTGCTCCACAAGTCGACAAGGTATCAATTCAGTTGACCGAAGACCGCACTTTTGTGGTCGAGGCCAAGAACTTGTCGAAAAAGAACAAGTATGTCAAGTCGGTTGAATTGAACGGCAAACCTGTCAAGGGGCTTATCATCAAGCACGAAGATATTATGAGCGGTGGTACCTTGGTATTTACCATGACCGACGAACCTGTGAAAAGAATGAGTGAATAA
- a CDS encoding T9SS type A sorting domain-containing protein, whose amino-acid sequence MKNICSSFLSVLLLLCLFQGYVSAQNSYVLSGLSELTAFTSETTQEAVEDLTVIEPEGSEAIPESEIFKLADRVKQITGTLTLEGLTQLTTTIGLIDRIDCSQAGFVFKNCSALVDMDAFADEEKFAVINGDFIVDNCPMVQTGAATAHLDKSFSKMREVKGDLKLINITTAMNKPEKIFPYLNRVEGDFVIDGCTRLYYFTNGDNTANMPLTYIGGDLVLQNNRSLQRLNGFGTLKHLGGNVTILDNGAIPEEPSDDDIIGYCKIKYYEMAGILNENAVVQLGRTTSLVDFESLSPCPYEVVEDVNGTFRAVPANRFLSSIGMNTSINGRGENVNTTEEIMRYLGARWIRTSVGGSVKSITNLPDESSLGGGTSIASYKQLYENAGIRFSAGLGAGGQERNIPNLINNVKRIIEATSPDAIIAIEGNNEPNNKNWYVIFEGEIGGGKAEGQYNWKPVARMQRKLYEDVKADPVLGTDGYNYPVWSLTYGGASEENVGLQYLKVPEDDMEVPEEFRGVTFADVANLHNYFNHPSFKFPQNNQTWRAAEPGTNVPPGCDVLYRHFGVTWLNKYKGYLTDEELKALPRVTTETGAKIDGAVTEEMQGRLYLSLYLAQFARGFDYTAMYILSDRRDESGNQSFGFYDKFYTPRAAAHYLHNFTTILADDSDIEEPGELTYSITGRTITVHDLLLQKNDGTFELIVWGEKYEGGSDRVTVGFDQTYDEVWVYNPITGTNPEMILNNVNSIELDISNHPYIIEIGKHPELSVDELESDDFQIRAFPNPVIKNLTIYSDTEMGKVSLFNMMGGCVYTGRVYDKVYTIDMDRLPRGAYILTVFDEAGNCIKKEKVIKS is encoded by the coding sequence ATGAAAAATATTTGTAGTAGTTTTTTAAGTGTACTCTTGCTGTTGTGCTTGTTTCAGGGATATGTCTCGGCCCAAAACAGCTATGTATTGAGCGGGCTGTCGGAGCTGACGGCATTTACTTCCGAGACAACTCAGGAGGCGGTCGAAGACTTGACCGTGATTGAACCCGAAGGTAGTGAGGCTATTCCCGAATCGGAAATCTTTAAACTGGCCGACCGGGTGAAACAGATAACGGGGACCCTGACCCTCGAAGGGCTTACTCAATTGACTACTACGATAGGGCTCATCGATCGAATCGATTGCAGCCAGGCCGGGTTTGTCTTCAAGAACTGTTCGGCCTTGGTCGATATGGACGCCTTTGCCGATGAAGAGAAGTTTGCCGTTATCAACGGTGACTTTATCGTCGACAACTGTCCGATGGTACAGACCGGTGCCGCTACGGCTCACCTTGATAAATCTTTTTCAAAGATGCGCGAAGTCAAGGGTGACTTGAAACTCATCAACATCACAACGGCCATGAACAAACCCGAAAAGATATTTCCCTATCTGAATCGGGTCGAAGGCGATTTTGTAATCGACGGTTGCACGCGTCTTTACTATTTTACCAACGGTGATAACACGGCCAATATGCCGTTAACCTACATTGGCGGAGACTTGGTGCTGCAAAATAACCGTTCGCTGCAACGGCTGAACGGATTCGGTACGCTGAAACACTTGGGCGGGAATGTGACGATTTTGGACAATGGAGCTATTCCCGAGGAACCTTCCGACGACGATATTATAGGTTATTGTAAAATCAAGTATTACGAGATGGCCGGTATCTTGAATGAGAACGCGGTGGTTCAGTTGGGGCGCACGACAAGCCTGGTTGATTTTGAATCGCTTTCGCCTTGTCCCTACGAAGTAGTCGAAGATGTCAACGGTACCTTCCGGGCCGTACCGGCCAATCGTTTCCTGTCGTCAATCGGTATGAATACCTCTATCAACGGTCGAGGAGAGAATGTCAATACGACCGAGGAAATTATGCGCTATCTGGGTGCTCGCTGGATTCGCACCAGCGTGGGGGGGAGTGTGAAATCAATTACTAATCTGCCTGATGAATCCTCGCTGGGTGGAGGTACCTCCATCGCTTCGTACAAACAGTTGTACGAGAATGCCGGTATCCGGTTCAGTGCAGGCTTGGGTGCCGGAGGTCAGGAGCGGAATATTCCCAACCTGATAAACAACGTAAAACGGATTATCGAAGCCACCTCTCCCGATGCAATTATAGCCATCGAGGGAAACAATGAGCCTAACAATAAAAACTGGTATGTAATTTTTGAAGGTGAAATAGGTGGTGGAAAAGCCGAGGGACAGTACAACTGGAAACCCGTGGCACGTATGCAGCGAAAATTGTATGAAGACGTAAAGGCCGATCCCGTGTTGGGAACCGACGGTTATAACTATCCGGTTTGGAGTCTGACATACGGTGGAGCGTCGGAAGAGAATGTAGGTTTGCAATATCTTAAAGTGCCCGAAGATGATATGGAGGTTCCCGAAGAGTTCAGAGGTGTAACTTTTGCCGATGTGGCCAATCTGCACAACTATTTCAATCACCCTAGTTTCAAGTTCCCGCAGAACAACCAGACGTGGAGAGCTGCCGAACCGGGTACCAACGTGCCGCCGGGTTGCGATGTGTTGTATCGTCACTTCGGAGTAACCTGGTTGAATAAGTATAAAGGCTATCTGACTGATGAAGAGTTGAAAGCTTTACCTCGTGTAACAACCGAGACAGGTGCTAAAATAGATGGAGCCGTTACTGAAGAAATGCAAGGTAGATTGTATCTGTCGCTCTATCTGGCCCAGTTTGCCCGCGGGTTTGACTATACAGCCATGTACATCTTGTCTGATCGTCGTGATGAATCGGGAAATCAGAGCTTCGGCTTTTACGATAAGTTCTATACGCCCAGGGCAGCAGCTCACTACTTGCACAACTTCACGACGATACTTGCCGACGACAGTGATATCGAAGAGCCGGGCGAGTTGACCTACTCCATTACGGGTCGCACGATAACGGTGCATGACCTGCTGTTGCAGAAAAACGACGGCACGTTTGAACTCATCGTCTGGGGCGAGAAATATGAAGGCGGTAGCGACCGGGTGACCGTTGGGTTCGACCAGACCTATGACGAGGTGTGGGTCTACAATCCGATTACGGGTACCAATCCCGAGATGATTTTGAACAACGTCAACTCGATTGAGCTCGACATCTCCAATCACCCCTACATTATCGAAATCGGTAAGCACCCCGAGCTGTCGGTCGACGAGCTGGAAAGTGACGATTTCCAGATACGGGCCTTCCCCAATCCGGTTATCAAAAACCTTACCATCTACTCCGATACCGAGATGGGTAAAGTGTCGCTGTTCAATATGATGGGAGGGTGTGTATATACCGGTCGGGTGTATGACAAGGTCTACACCATCGACATGGATCGCTTGCCCCGAGGAGCCTATATTTTGACGGTGTTTGATGAGGCCGGGAACTGCATAAAGAAAGAGAAGGTGATCAAGTCGTGA